From the genome of Pedobacter sp. MC2016-14, one region includes:
- a CDS encoding DEAD/DEAH box helicase has protein sequence MPFSSLGLSAALLNALADQNFTSPTPIQEAAIPAILNKKDVLGIAKTGSGKTASYVLPLLMNAQRWAGIKNRHANVLVLVPTRELAEQVKEVFRTFSKALPNPVKTLAVYGGVSINPQMMALQGVHILVATPGRLLELLDANAVHLSGIETLVLDEADKMLNLGFKEEVDKILGLLPVQRQNILFSATLSKDLEHIQQLVLQAPVVIKIEEEETSLDLINQLAYIVAPERKGPFLRYLIKHHNMKQVLVFASSVQLVEAIVNKLRKNNIAARAIHSKKSQGNRTDSLTDFKSGKLRVLVATDLMARGIDINFLPYVINYELPRSPKDYIHRIGRTGRAEAVGEAISLISLDELHHFEVIQKKMGKQVSIIDGATIII, from the coding sequence ATGCCTTTTAGTTCTCTGGGTTTATCAGCTGCTTTGTTAAATGCGCTTGCCGACCAAAATTTTACCTCGCCAACGCCAATTCAGGAAGCTGCTATACCAGCCATTTTGAATAAAAAAGATGTGTTGGGAATTGCCAAAACAGGCTCTGGAAAAACGGCCAGTTACGTTTTACCATTGCTGATGAATGCACAGAGATGGGCGGGCATTAAAAACCGCCATGCAAATGTGCTGGTTTTGGTGCCTACGCGTGAATTGGCCGAACAGGTAAAAGAGGTTTTTAGAACTTTTAGTAAGGCATTGCCCAATCCGGTTAAAACACTGGCGGTATATGGTGGTGTATCAATCAATCCGCAAATGATGGCTTTACAGGGTGTTCATATTTTGGTAGCTACACCGGGCCGTTTGCTGGAGTTGCTGGATGCAAATGCTGTGCATTTATCTGGTATTGAAACATTGGTATTGGATGAAGCAGACAAAATGCTCAATCTGGGCTTTAAAGAGGAAGTGGATAAAATCCTTGGCCTTTTACCTGTGCAGCGTCAGAATATTCTGTTCTCCGCAACTTTAAGCAAAGACCTGGAGCACATTCAGCAGCTGGTACTGCAGGCGCCGGTGGTGATAAAAATTGAGGAAGAAGAAACCTCTCTTGATCTTATTAATCAGCTAGCTTATATTGTAGCGCCCGAAAGAAAAGGTCCATTTTTGCGTTACCTGATTAAACACCATAATATGAAACAGGTGTTGGTTTTTGCTTCTTCTGTACAGCTGGTGGAAGCCATTGTGAATAAACTGCGTAAAAACAACATAGCGGCCAGGGCCATTCACAGTAAAAAGAGCCAGGGAAACAGAACGGATTCTTTAACAGATTTTAAATCTGGTAAGCTAAGGGTTCTGGTGGCTACGGATTTAATGGCAAGAGGTATAGACATTAATTTTTTGCCTTATGTGATCAATTACGAATTGCCAAGATCGCCAAAAGACTATATACACCGGATTGGTAGAACCGGACGTGCAGAGGCAGTTGGTGAAGCAATTTCGCTAATAAGTCTGGATGAGTTGCATCATTTTGAAGTGATACAGAAGAAAATGGGTAAACAGGTGAGTATCATTGATGGTGCAACCATAATCATTTAA
- a CDS encoding response regulator yields the protein MIQSVRRIPVIRYALIVSLIIVLFISAFYLYLYYSNAVRLRYNVAQMVSARESAAKIDSCLLYLYTADNNSRLYTLTGDEGYYKKFSEEINFVNRTVQQMGSNNLLPKNILYRKIDTLVEQKAGFMQSDIYLRSLSDSLLLSAARINEAVTAKKNQVVVAPVISKIVSKIRIDTIKVPEEEKPRRRKFFGRLLAAFASPKAEASSKKSPSAEGKIIIKKKYDTLVQISPYTAEMNARYQNNYQKMLNNSAELKENEESLLATNKKIIDEIISKLKSFKQSEQLHINSSRVSLESSLHDVVFRFRSLSGLTFLFLISLVSIILYNIWKIFRSEKQLLSYSLKTEQYAQSKSAFLASMSHEIRTPLNSVIGFSEQLGQGSLDHKQQEQVNAISASSKMLLDVVNEILDFSKFETGKMSFDQQPFNVCKVLDETYNTLKIQADTKGILLVKKFNLDSSLCIKGDAFRLKQVIVNFLSNAVKFTSSGAVTLKARIREDKTGRKLLGVQVRDSGLGISKENLEHIFGEFSQVDAAQEKASQKGTGLGLAISKKIIELQGGKISVSSVLGKGSVFSFELPFELAEEINDCKLEDRNEKEHNYLELAGLNVLIAEDNNLNVLLLKTILKKWKINVDVAEDGLEAFAMFEQQDYDLLLTDIEMPKMNGIELSKMIRQYNDQGKAALRIIALTANVLQEDRNRYLAAGMNGIVLKPFTEQNLLDNISKVLGVKTP from the coding sequence ATGATTCAATCCGTCAGAAGAATACCCGTAATTCGTTATGCCCTCATTGTTTCACTCATCATAGTATTATTCATAAGCGCTTTTTACTTATACCTCTATTATTCTAACGCCGTCCGTTTACGGTATAATGTGGCCCAGATGGTTTCTGCCAGGGAAAGTGCTGCAAAAATAGATAGTTGTTTACTTTATCTATATACGGCAGATAACAACAGTCGCCTGTATACATTGACTGGTGATGAGGGGTATTACAAGAAATTTTCGGAAGAAATAAACTTTGTAAACCGAACCGTGCAGCAAATGGGTAGCAACAATTTACTTCCTAAAAATATTTTGTACCGGAAAATTGATACACTTGTAGAGCAGAAAGCGGGTTTTATGCAAAGCGACATCTATCTGCGAAGCTTATCAGATAGTCTGCTGCTTTCTGCCGCCAGGATTAACGAAGCAGTAACAGCTAAAAAGAATCAGGTAGTAGTAGCGCCGGTCATTAGTAAAATCGTCAGCAAAATACGTATAGACACCATAAAGGTTCCGGAAGAAGAAAAACCGCGCAGGCGCAAATTCTTTGGCCGTTTACTTGCTGCCTTTGCTTCTCCAAAAGCAGAAGCCAGCTCAAAAAAATCACCATCAGCTGAAGGGAAAATCATCATTAAGAAAAAGTATGATACGCTTGTACAAATTTCGCCCTATACCGCCGAAATGAATGCCCGTTATCAGAACAACTACCAAAAGATGTTGAACAATAGTGCTGAATTAAAGGAAAATGAAGAAAGTTTGCTGGCTACGAACAAAAAAATAATTGATGAAATCATCAGCAAGCTCAAATCTTTCAAACAAAGTGAGCAGCTTCACATCAACAGTAGTAGGGTTAGCCTGGAAAGTAGTTTGCACGACGTGGTGTTTAGGTTTAGAAGCCTTTCTGGACTGACCTTTCTATTTCTAATCTCTCTGGTATCCATTATTTTATATAACATTTGGAAAATATTTCGCAGTGAAAAGCAATTGCTGTCTTACAGTCTTAAAACCGAACAATATGCCCAATCAAAAAGTGCCTTTCTGGCCAGTATGAGTCATGAAATACGTACGCCATTGAATTCTGTGATTGGCTTTTCTGAGCAATTGGGGCAGGGGAGTTTGGACCACAAACAGCAGGAACAGGTAAATGCCATCAGCGCCTCGTCAAAGATGTTGCTGGATGTGGTGAATGAGATACTGGATTTCTCTAAATTTGAAACCGGCAAAATGAGCTTTGATCAGCAGCCTTTTAATGTATGTAAGGTATTAGATGAAACGTATAATACGCTTAAAATACAGGCAGATACCAAGGGTATTTTATTGGTAAAGAAGTTTAATCTTGATTCATCGTTGTGCATTAAAGGAGATGCCTTTCGTTTAAAACAAGTTATTGTCAATTTCCTGAGCAATGCGGTTAAGTTTACATCATCTGGAGCGGTAACCTTAAAAGCTAGAATAAGGGAAGATAAAACGGGCAGGAAATTGCTGGGCGTTCAGGTTAGGGATAGCGGACTTGGCATTAGCAAGGAAAATCTGGAGCATATTTTTGGTGAATTTTCTCAGGTAGACGCTGCACAGGAAAAAGCCTCACAAAAAGGAACCGGCCTTGGGCTGGCCATTTCTAAAAAGATCATAGAGTTGCAGGGGGGGAAGATTAGTGTAAGTAGTGTACTTGGAAAAGGCTCTGTGTTTAGTTTTGAGTTGCCTTTTGAGCTCGCGGAGGAAATTAATGATTGTAAGCTGGAAGACCGAAATGAAAAGGAGCATAACTACCTGGAACTGGCAGGACTTAACGTACTGATTGCCGAAGACAATAACCTAAACGTATTGCTATTGAAAACCATTTTAAAAAAATGGAAAATCAATGTAGATGTTGCTGAAGATGGTTTAGAGGCTTTTGCCATGTTTGAACAGCAGGATTACGACTTGTTGTTAACGGATATTGAGATGCCGAAAATGAATGGGATTGAACTCTCTAAAATGATCAGGCAATATAACGATCAGGGCAAAGCGGCATTGCGGATTATAGCCTTAACAGCAAACGTGTTACAGGAAGACCGGAACAGGTATTTGGCAGCAGGAATGAATGGTATAGTCTTGAAACCCTTTACGGAACAAAACCTCCTGGACAACATCAGTAAAGTATTGGGCGTAAAAACGCCCTGA